A single Candidatus Rubidus massiliensis DNA region contains:
- a CDS encoding dephospho-CoA kinase/protein folding accessory domain-containing protein has product MKKYVFKPYSKIFHELFQKEKERISSNLKEALAIEHVGSTSIPGLGGKGIIDIAIAVSKANMDLASKKLQDLGYEYRPTFSTSDRFYFKISLPDPEEENRRYHIHLTNPENNEWKKLLSFRDYLRLHESAAKEYAEIKKKSAEEVNEDGALYRKKKAPFFVKILAKALKHKIYFVIGASGSGKTTTLKQFEGIITPNCTLFHFDSIGVPSFEEMKKDYGTIEEWQRIKTLEWVKKIAEENLSSSNIIFDAQIRPSFIKEACDLYEVDYEIVLFDCSDTIRTKRLTSRGHSELANENMMNWAAFFRKECQKHHHKIINNSHISIEQTFQLFSGWLKNHLHTRLEIPIEVAKELVSNQFPEYANLPIKAVEPNGWDNRTFHLGKQMSIRLPSAERYAAKVSMEHEWLPKLFSQLSTPIPKPIAIGKPSKSYPWSWSIYGWIDGQSVNILSLDDKILEKLAIQLAHFLKELQAIDSSNGPPPGEHNFFRGNSPIVYDAETRSAIDVLEEYIDADKATSVWNLAISSKWVAKPVWIHGDFSAGNILVKDNQLVGVIDFGGMAVGDPSCDLVIAWTLLKGVSRDKFRSKVELDENTWNRAKGWALWKSLITLEAIVDKTSAKALEQLHIIDDILKEYE; this is encoded by the coding sequence GTGAAAAAATATGTCTTCAAACCATACAGTAAGATTTTCCATGAGCTTTTTCAAAAAGAAAAAGAAAGGATTAGCAGTAATTTAAAGGAAGCCTTAGCCATTGAACATGTAGGAAGTACTTCTATTCCAGGCTTGGGTGGAAAAGGTATTATTGATATCGCAATAGCTGTTAGTAAAGCTAATATGGACTTGGCTTCCAAAAAACTTCAAGATTTAGGATATGAATATCGCCCCACCTTTAGTACTAGTGATCGATTTTATTTTAAAATCTCCTTGCCGGATCCTGAGGAAGAGAATAGAAGATATCATATCCATTTGACAAACCCTGAAAATAATGAATGGAAAAAACTTCTCTCTTTTAGAGATTACTTGCGATTGCACGAATCTGCTGCAAAAGAATACGCTGAAATAAAGAAAAAAAGCGCCGAGGAAGTTAATGAAGATGGGGCTTTATATCGAAAGAAAAAAGCCCCTTTTTTCGTGAAAATTTTAGCCAAAGCTTTAAAACATAAAATCTATTTCGTCATTGGAGCTTCAGGATCGGGAAAAACAACAACTTTAAAGCAGTTTGAGGGAATTATAACTCCAAATTGTACCTTATTTCATTTTGATAGCATAGGTGTACCTTCATTCGAAGAGATGAAAAAAGATTATGGAACTATTGAAGAATGGCAAAGGATTAAAACCCTAGAATGGGTCAAAAAAATAGCAGAAGAAAACTTATCCTCATCAAACATAATCTTTGACGCTCAAATAAGACCTTCTTTTATCAAGGAAGCTTGTGATTTATATGAGGTAGACTATGAAATTGTTTTATTTGACTGTTCTGATACGATAAGAACAAAAAGACTAACTTCTCGTGGGCATTCTGAACTTGCAAATGAAAATATGATGAATTGGGCAGCTTTTTTTAGAAAAGAATGCCAAAAACATCACCATAAAATTATCAATAATAGTCATATAAGTATAGAGCAGACTTTTCAACTCTTTAGCGGATGGCTAAAAAATCACCTTCACACCAGATTAGAAATTCCCATCGAAGTTGCAAAGGAGTTGGTTTCCAATCAATTCCCAGAATATGCAAATTTACCTATTAAAGCTGTAGAGCCAAACGGATGGGATAATCGAACATTTCATTTAGGTAAGCAAATGAGTATTCGATTGCCAAGTGCTGAAAGGTATGCTGCAAAGGTATCTATGGAACACGAATGGCTACCAAAACTTTTCTCTCAACTATCAACCCCTATCCCCAAACCTATTGCTATTGGAAAACCCTCTAAAAGCTATCCCTGGAGCTGGTCTATTTATGGATGGATAGATGGGCAAAGTGTGAATATATTGAGTTTAGATGACAAAATATTAGAAAAACTTGCTATACAATTAGCTCACTTCTTAAAGGAACTCCAAGCTATTGATTCCTCTAATGGACCACCCCCTGGGGAGCATAATTTTTTTCGTGGAAATTCTCCAATTGTTTACGATGCAGAAACGCGATCTGCAATTGACGTCTTGGAAGAATATATTGATGCAGATAAAGCAACATCCGTTTGGAATTTAGCGATTAGTTCCAAATGGGTAGCAAAGCCTGTTTGGATACATGGAGACTTTAGTGCTGGAAATATCCTCGTTAAAGATAATCAACTAGTTGGCGTTATTGATTTTGGAGGAATGGCTGTTGGTGATCCATCTTGCGATTTAGTCATTGCATGGACACTTTTAAAAGGAGTGAGTCGAGATAAATTTAGATCAAAAGTTGAATTGGACGAAAATACTTGGAATCGAGCTAAAGGCTGGGCTCTGTGGAAATCTCTCATTACATTAGAAGCGATTGTTGATAAGACTAGTGCAAAGGCTCTTGAACAATTGCATATTATTGATGATATTTTGAAGGAATATGAATAA
- a CDS encoding SpoVG — translation MNIKKVEIVPIKPHEGLIGFASIVIGDCLYLSSIGVHTRLDGKGFRITYPTKKVGNVNVAIFHPLEKELSREIEQAI, via the coding sequence ATGAACATCAAAAAAGTCGAAATAGTGCCGATCAAACCTCATGAGGGGTTGATTGGTTTTGCCAGCATTGTAATTGGCGATTGCCTTTACTTAAGTTCCATTGGAGTCCACACGCGACTTGATGGGAAAGGATTTAGGATCACTTACCCAACCAAAAAAGTCGGTAATGTGAACGTTGCAATTTTTCATCCCTTGGAAAAGGAACTCAGCAGGGAAATAGAGCAGGCTATTTGA
- the yhdN_2 gene encoding General stress protein 69: protein MNKDKIIRGCWQLATGHSRLPTDVEPILDAIKSGFNTFDCADIYLGVEELLGRASQMASQQKLNIHTKFVPDLNCLYEVDCKYVETIIERSLKRLQVECIDLVQFHWWDWKIKNYLPTIEYLSKLKLKGKIAKIGLTNVNKKYLEEITEHFDIASLQVQVSLFDRRSEQGVAALCRQKHIKLFAYGSLLGGFINEKWLDKAEPELEKLANRSLVKYKLLIDSACGWEEFQRRLFILSKLGKKYRCEMANIAIAALLQGEKANGVIIGLSPQNFAIQNRSLANLPLLETHDLEEITTWPCNLQGDVYDVERDEHGAHAKIMKYNLNAEYKV from the coding sequence ATGAATAAAGATAAAATCATTAGAGGATGTTGGCAACTAGCTACTGGTCATTCTCGATTGCCTACAGACGTGGAGCCTATTCTAGATGCTATTAAAAGTGGATTTAATACCTTTGATTGTGCAGATATTTATCTAGGTGTTGAAGAGTTATTGGGTAGGGCTTCGCAAATGGCTTCGCAACAAAAACTCAATATTCATACTAAGTTTGTGCCAGATCTTAATTGCTTGTACGAGGTTGATTGTAAATATGTTGAAACTATCATTGAGCGTAGCTTGAAGCGATTGCAGGTTGAATGCATCGATCTTGTGCAATTTCATTGGTGGGATTGGAAGATTAAAAATTATTTACCAACTATTGAATACCTCTCAAAGCTGAAGCTTAAAGGTAAAATAGCTAAGATTGGACTTACAAATGTAAATAAAAAATATCTAGAAGAAATTACAGAGCATTTTGATATAGCTTCCTTACAAGTTCAAGTTTCTCTTTTCGATAGAAGAAGTGAACAAGGTGTCGCTGCGCTTTGTCGTCAAAAACATATTAAATTATTTGCCTATGGATCCTTACTTGGAGGATTTATAAATGAAAAATGGCTCGATAAGGCAGAACCTGAGTTAGAAAAATTGGCTAATCGATCACTTGTAAAGTATAAGCTTCTCATCGATTCCGCTTGTGGCTGGGAAGAGTTTCAACGACGCCTATTTATTTTAAGTAAATTAGGAAAAAAATATCGTTGTGAAATGGCAAATATAGCAATTGCAGCCTTGTTACAGGGTGAAAAAGCAAATGGTGTTATTATTGGCCTTAGCCCGCAGAATTTTGCTATCCAAAATCGTAGCTTAGCAAACCTTCCTTTGTTAGAAACACATGATTTGGAAGAGATAACTACATGGCCTTGCAATTTGCAAGGAGATGTTTATGATGTAGAGAGGGATGAACATGGGGCGCACGCTAAAATTATGAAATATAATCTGAATGCTGAGTATAAGGTATAG
- the mutX_2 gene encoding 8-oxo-dGTP diphosphatase produces the protein MPYKPILGTLGYVLSPDHKSVLLVHRNARKGDYHHGKYNGLGGKMESNEDVVTCMQREIREEAGIECTQMKLRGTINWTGFGPAGEDWFGFIFLIESFTGTPYKQNNEGVLEWVPLEIMEELPMWKGDRYFLPLVFDGDPRTFHGYMPYKNSDPLNWTFIRQ, from the coding sequence ATGCCTTATAAGCCTATTTTGGGAACACTTGGATATGTATTGTCACCTGATCATAAGAGCGTTTTACTCGTGCATCGCAATGCACGCAAAGGTGACTATCACCATGGCAAGTACAATGGTCTTGGTGGCAAAATGGAGTCTAACGAAGATGTGGTGACATGTATGCAGCGCGAGATAAGAGAAGAAGCTGGTATTGAATGCACTCAAATGAAATTGCGCGGTACGATTAATTGGACGGGCTTTGGTCCAGCTGGTGAAGATTGGTTTGGCTTTATCTTTCTCATTGAAAGCTTTACGGGTACACCTTATAAGCAAAACAATGAAGGGGTATTGGAATGGGTGCCTTTGGAAATAATGGAGGAATTGCCTATGTGGAAAGGTGACCGCTATTTTTTGCCACTGGTATTTGATGGCGATCCTCGTACATTTCATGGATATATGCCTTACAAAAATAGCGATCCTTTGAATTGGACATTTATCAGACAATAG
- the proP_2 gene encoding Proline porter II: MKVEKVKQSFWIVVMGVAFEHFDMMLVSLLASSVVVEFVGDTRPELKLLYAYIGYAIAFLFRPLGAFFFGCIGDLYGRKTALISSIILMTTATLALAFIPGVKVLGLATTIIFLLCRVAQGLAVGGEYGTAMTYAYELNPSWRTFYGACIISSTHFGGVLASFLAGIYIENFRMTFLIGGIIGLCLLLFRSLMEENSKQRSKKIFEITTESVKNKGAILQAALIASMQVLVFYGSLIYINELVHQELGIVKSQIFMANSFLLGLWIILPPYIAYIADKYFFSYLKIMRFGALGVFISAPFLGLSLVLAFYPGILISQMVVHVFHMIFCLCTPRFFGDLFGSSARNTAVSTSYSIGASFTAALAPMTCYISVNLFHTNFAICVPFMLMALVTIFILKKEMVYAKG; encoded by the coding sequence ATGAAAGTTGAAAAAGTAAAACAAAGTTTTTGGATTGTTGTTATGGGTGTTGCCTTCGAGCACTTTGACATGATGCTTGTGAGTTTGCTGGCAAGTTCCGTAGTTGTGGAATTTGTTGGTGACACAAGACCTGAATTAAAATTGCTTTATGCCTATATAGGATATGCTATTGCTTTTTTGTTTCGACCTTTAGGAGCATTTTTTTTTGGCTGTATAGGTGATCTATATGGCCGTAAAACTGCTTTGATTAGTTCTATAATTTTGATGACAACGGCCACCTTAGCATTAGCTTTCATACCAGGGGTAAAAGTATTGGGCCTTGCTACAACCATTATTTTTCTTCTTTGTCGCGTGGCTCAAGGGTTAGCTGTGGGAGGGGAATATGGAACTGCTATGACTTATGCATATGAACTAAACCCTAGCTGGCGCACGTTTTATGGAGCTTGTATTATATCATCGACCCATTTTGGAGGGGTATTAGCAAGTTTTCTTGCAGGGATATACATAGAAAATTTTCGCATGACGTTTTTAATCGGAGGGATAATTGGCTTATGCCTTTTATTGTTTCGTTCTTTAATGGAAGAAAATTCTAAACAAAGATCAAAGAAAATCTTTGAAATAACAACAGAATCTGTAAAAAATAAAGGGGCTATCCTACAAGCTGCACTTATCGCATCAATGCAAGTCTTAGTGTTTTATGGATCTTTAATCTATATTAACGAGCTTGTACATCAGGAGCTTGGCATCGTTAAGTCCCAAATATTCATGGCTAATTCATTTTTGCTAGGTCTTTGGATTATATTGCCGCCATATATTGCTTATATTGCTGATAAATATTTTTTTTCTTACCTAAAAATTATGAGATTTGGGGCATTAGGTGTTTTCATAAGTGCTCCCTTTTTAGGCTTGAGTTTAGTTCTAGCTTTCTATCCGGGTATTTTAATAAGTCAGATGGTTGTGCATGTTTTTCATATGATTTTTTGTTTATGTACCCCACGTTTCTTTGGAGACCTTTTTGGAAGTTCTGCTCGAAATACTGCAGTCTCAACGAGTTATTCAATAGGAGCTTCTTTTACTGCAGCTTTAGCGCCTATGACCTGCTACATAAGTGTTAATCTATTCCATACAAACTTTGCCATTTGTGTGCCTTTTATGTTGATGGCCCTAGTAACAATATTTATTCTTAAAAAGGAGATGGTTTATGCAAAAGGATGA
- the trpR gene encoding Trp operon repressor, giving the protein MRNEDGWKMFLELCLKAKKSSRLEELFSLFFTIEEKEHLSSRMQIIKALLSDKLSQREISDEMKVSISQITRGSNALKIISKDLLKFLEDYVRTNEKNEH; this is encoded by the coding sequence ATGCGTAATGAAGATGGCTGGAAAATGTTTTTAGAATTATGTTTGAAAGCAAAAAAATCTTCTCGTTTAGAAGAACTTTTCAGTTTGTTTTTTACTATAGAAGAAAAAGAACATCTATCTTCCCGTATGCAGATTATTAAAGCTCTTTTGAGTGATAAGTTATCACAACGAGAAATATCGGACGAAATGAAGGTTAGTATTTCTCAAATAACACGTGGATCCAATGCTTTAAAAATCATAAGCAAGGATCTTTTAAAGTTCTTAGAAGATTATGTTAGAACTAATGAAAAAAATGAACATTAA
- a CDS encoding Beta-lactamase gives MSSPQEINIGFRHQGTDYNVNLVKGQKSDQCVEINGVSYAVLGDKEKLEAACKILSSISLDSISSSQDLAERLSLVKDVTLASVKATNDVGVQILKTKATSKTWPTPKTMEEAYEQLTEKLDEYAKENIGKGALLVQVVGVKGAEEPKTYGQLSVSDTTPVDESTIGRTGSGAKLWAGLLSTIITRKYPQHIKMDDTLGKFAPTEALRKFGTLSSDGHETVAPELAQEMSLEAIVGMTAGLEYEDRSPKESSSASLDEIMRGPGAIKDGSIHLVYDPRDKVSVYSNNISLTAYPIEKAYKKVLADELVAKGELDENQKLKELSQKVEPLRTKLNEQIGKAEKHIERLKYQRDHTRSGSSGRAKKSSLNTQIEAHEKRLEGLKSNLKKLPPPIPESVLNLTLKDLLDSDSAYIGSDPGVYVYDLLDQFLMKFDPKTLTTTNHHLVSYDEIMRRELLEPMGMDHSGFHGTKGTEMDVTFVNPKNKKQQSKAPPHENVMLHAAGGGRTTLADASKLAQGLADERGLLDKNGEVLLSQKDLQYLFSPHGHYKGWGLGGSELSCNGEFIEKGGSFDQDTYTFWIDRSSGVGLIAMCNCGKRPVHILEAFKEQVKNISHPGVQDITREKEETPILITIDDYNDHPLENPIEYYEGTRGKIALLFDPDKDDEGIMHWSGTPLQLVKQEDDGSGKRRFRITTPGRFESVEVWKVKGAHNSEQDYLAVGDTSFIKTTTDNIPSKESLAYAKKEFQKFAGDYINSKRPDWGIFRFDVKGEGENIYLCACDVEDKSQVKASTPLGIIKVEPNAISFNGHDRQPPDKIFRFIRSSETAPWRLQVTDVASPEIVIEERTK, from the coding sequence ATGTCAAGTCCACAGGAAATAAATATTGGTTTTCGTCATCAGGGTACGGATTACAATGTTAATTTGGTTAAAGGACAAAAGTCTGATCAATGCGTTGAAATCAACGGTGTTTCTTATGCTGTACTTGGTGATAAGGAAAAATTAGAAGCTGCTTGTAAAATCTTAAGTTCTATTTCCTTGGATTCAATTTCATCTTCTCAAGATTTAGCTGAAAGACTTTCTCTAGTTAAAGATGTTACACTAGCGTCAGTCAAGGCAACAAATGATGTTGGTGTACAAATTTTAAAAACAAAGGCGACATCAAAGACTTGGCCGACTCCAAAAACAATGGAAGAGGCATATGAGCAACTCACTGAAAAACTTGATGAATACGCAAAAGAAAACATTGGCAAGGGAGCGCTTTTAGTTCAAGTTGTTGGCGTGAAGGGTGCCGAAGAACCAAAAACTTATGGGCAGCTTTCGGTTAGTGATACTACCCCAGTTGATGAAAGCACAATAGGACGTACGGGTTCTGGGGCAAAATTATGGGCTGGATTACTCTCTACAATAATTACAAGAAAATATCCTCAACACATAAAAATGGATGATACTTTAGGAAAGTTTGCGCCCACTGAAGCCTTGAGAAAATTTGGTACACTTAGCTCGGATGGGCATGAAACTGTAGCCCCTGAATTAGCTCAAGAGATGTCATTGGAAGCTATAGTAGGAATGACTGCTGGCTTAGAATATGAGGATAGATCACCTAAAGAATCGAGCAGCGCCAGCTTGGATGAAATAATGCGTGGTCCAGGAGCAATTAAAGATGGTTCTATTCATTTGGTTTATGATCCAAGGGACAAGGTTTCAGTTTATTCGAATAACATTTCCTTAACAGCCTACCCCATTGAAAAAGCTTATAAAAAAGTGTTAGCGGATGAGCTTGTTGCCAAAGGCGAGCTTGATGAAAATCAAAAGTTAAAAGAGCTTTCACAAAAAGTAGAGCCGCTTCGCACTAAATTGAATGAACAGATAGGAAAAGCAGAGAAACATATAGAGAGGTTAAAATATCAGAGGGATCATACTCGAAGTGGATCCTCGGGGAGAGCAAAAAAGTCGAGTCTCAATACACAAATTGAAGCACATGAAAAACGATTAGAAGGGTTGAAATCAAACTTGAAGAAACTTCCCCCTCCGATTCCTGAATCTGTTCTAAATCTTACCCTGAAGGATTTATTAGATTCTGATTCTGCCTACATCGGGTCAGATCCAGGTGTTTACGTTTATGATCTGCTCGACCAGTTCCTCATGAAATTTGACCCAAAAACTCTCACAACAACAAATCACCATCTTGTTTCCTATGATGAAATCATGAGACGAGAATTACTTGAGCCAATGGGAATGGACCATAGTGGATTTCATGGTACTAAAGGAACTGAGATGGATGTAACATTCGTTAATCCTAAGAATAAAAAACAACAATCTAAAGCTCCTCCTCATGAAAATGTGATGTTGCATGCTGCAGGGGGAGGAAGAACAACATTAGCTGATGCATCAAAATTAGCTCAAGGCTTGGCGGATGAGCGAGGACTTCTTGATAAGAATGGAGAAGTTTTATTATCTCAAAAAGATCTTCAATATTTGTTTAGCCCACATGGCCACTATAAAGGTTGGGGATTAGGCGGGAGTGAATTATCGTGTAATGGTGAATTTATTGAAAAAGGTGGGTCATTTGACCAAGACACATACACTTTTTGGATAGATCGGTCGTCAGGAGTTGGATTGATTGCAATGTGCAATTGTGGCAAACGCCCTGTGCATATCCTTGAAGCATTTAAAGAGCAAGTTAAAAATATCAGTCACCCTGGTGTGCAAGATATTACTCGAGAGAAAGAAGAAACTCCTATTCTTATTACAATTGATGATTACAATGATCACCCCCTTGAAAATCCAATAGAGTATTATGAAGGTACTCGTGGCAAGATAGCCTTACTGTTCGATCCAGACAAAGATGATGAAGGAATTATGCACTGGAGCGGTACACCACTACAGCTTGTGAAACAAGAAGATGACGGATCTGGAAAGCGCAGGTTTCGGATTACGACCCCAGGACGATTTGAAAGTGTTGAAGTTTGGAAGGTTAAAGGGGCGCATAATAGTGAGCAGGATTATTTAGCAGTCGGAGATACCTCTTTCATAAAAACAACAACGGATAACATTCCTTCTAAAGAAAGCTTAGCGTACGCCAAAAAAGAATTCCAAAAATTTGCAGGAGATTACATTAATAGTAAACGTCCAGACTGGGGTATCTTTCGGTTTGACGTGAAAGGAGAAGGTGAGAATATTTATTTATGTGCTTGCGATGTTGAAGACAAAAGTCAAGTTAAGGCATCTACTCCGTTGGGTATTATCAAGGTTGAGCCAAATGCAATCTCATTTAATGGTCATGATCGCCAACCACCAGACAAGATTTTCCGTTTTATACGCAGCTCTGAAACTGCTCCATGGAGGCTTCAAGTCACAGATGTAGCATCACCAGAAATCGTTATTGAGGAACGGACAAAGTAA
- a CDS encoding Fructosamine-3-kinase yields the protein MDLFIGEKEFIGKGYGCQILEVFLKNYIWTHYKYCLVDPDIRNESSIRLFKKCGFRKHQQISSKDALNRPVTLQLFIQERSQKDSDKDDEINLEVYKKQLALQSATFTHINHTDAIIAEVYKVITSDKQPFILKICPRIDDYNREAFFLRQLKGCIPVPQIIATVGPSSSHFGAILMEYLKGELLKNEDWSNDLAFEIGTALACLHNNRTDGYGDLTKPKTLVRESSLYFNAKFQEELDECKGHLPENLIKNCSAYLDRYQSLLANVDGPCLVHRDFRPGNMIVWQGRLQGIIDWAGARSGFAEQDFCAIEHFKCAPHSKYKKILLEGYSSIRPVPNYQLIMPLLQLGRALAVIGYTFKSKTWDNSNSDLYTSSRHFLDSFNFLDNPI from the coding sequence GTGGACTTATTCATAGGGGAAAAAGAATTTATAGGTAAAGGATATGGGTGTCAAATTTTAGAAGTTTTTCTTAAAAACTATATCTGGACTCACTATAAGTATTGTTTAGTGGACCCCGATATTCGTAATGAGAGCTCAATTAGACTCTTCAAAAAATGTGGTTTTCGCAAACATCAACAGATAAGCAGCAAAGATGCATTGAACCGTCCAGTAACATTACAATTATTTATTCAGGAAAGGTCGCAAAAAGATTCAGATAAAGATGATGAAATTAATTTGGAGGTTTATAAAAAACAGCTTGCTCTGCAATCTGCTACGTTCACTCATATCAATCATACTGATGCCATTATCGCAGAAGTCTATAAAGTCATTACGTCCGACAAACAGCCTTTCATTTTAAAGATTTGCCCTCGTATTGATGATTATAATCGAGAGGCGTTTTTTCTTCGTCAGCTTAAAGGCTGCATCCCTGTACCACAGATTATTGCCACTGTCGGACCATCAAGTAGCCATTTTGGCGCTATTTTAATGGAATACCTTAAAGGTGAACTTTTAAAGAATGAGGATTGGTCGAATGATCTAGCCTTTGAAATTGGTACTGCCCTAGCCTGCCTTCACAATAATCGGACAGATGGATATGGGGATTTGACAAAGCCTAAAACCTTAGTTAGAGAATCTAGCTTATATTTCAATGCAAAGTTCCAAGAAGAGTTGGATGAATGCAAAGGTCACCTTCCGGAAAATCTCATTAAGAATTGTAGTGCATATCTCGATCGTTATCAGAGCCTTTTAGCTAACGTTGATGGTCCTTGTCTAGTTCACCGTGACTTTAGACCAGGAAATATGATTGTCTGGCAAGGTAGATTGCAGGGAATTATTGACTGGGCTGGCGCCCGCTCAGGATTTGCTGAGCAGGATTTTTGTGCAATAGAGCATTTCAAGTGTGCTCCTCACTCAAAATATAAGAAGATTTTGTTAGAAGGTTATTCTAGCATTCGCCCTGTCCCAAACTACCAATTGATCATGCCTTTGCTCCAATTAGGCAGGGCTCTCGCTGTGATTGGTTATACCTTCAAAAGCAAGACATGGGATAATAGCAACTCAGATTTATATACGTCGAGTCGTCACTTCCTAGATTCATTCAATTTTCTTGATAATCCCATTTGA
- a CDS encoding geranylgeranyl reductase family protein — protein MTSNISKSYKNDYLLVVKTLASNKFEKNSLKVLKRLSDVTDQLPFVKSLYDAVNFRIKEIALKSGLYFRTMKPVAVVSGAGIAGLAASFELRVRGFNVVIVEKRESFSRFNVINLNIETQAFFKKFDLLEKFERFVAAKIKEHRNLLVDKDKFVKFIGLSVVGKIGHKQPVFSFEPRNFNKLFNQNGVYSVPIGVLQTFLAENALERGVTIIGNTTVKILSRTQVGGVSKIQITFDRILKPDLFFIAEGVHSRTVIELGMKTREMTNVCTGENWIFGNMSYFGKETFVMSLIDVSEKTLRLTNLIFNAKAQVINIAVTSDREVCEYDIRKQIQETAQQVFNQKAFPLEKMHSELLTTVSKPVSIVNRILYPFSVGNVFCIGDTAGSSSPLAGLGGTLGLTLVPCTVKQLIDDYEKQSKRLHENFKEYSNGYTSRWIEKSEAIKEFCLNVYKKEHGMN, from the coding sequence ATGACATCAAACATTAGCAAATCATACAAAAATGATTATTTGTTAGTAGTAAAGACTCTAGCAAGTAACAAATTCGAAAAAAATAGTTTAAAAGTACTTAAGCGGTTGAGTGATGTAACAGATCAACTCCCTTTTGTAAAAAGCTTATACGATGCAGTTAATTTTCGCATTAAAGAAATAGCTCTTAAGAGCGGTCTTTACTTTAGAACAATGAAGCCAGTTGCTGTAGTCAGTGGAGCGGGTATTGCTGGGTTGGCAGCCTCTTTTGAATTACGTGTACGAGGCTTTAATGTAGTTATTGTTGAAAAAAGGGAGAGCTTCTCTCGTTTTAATGTGATTAACCTAAATATTGAAACTCAGGCTTTTTTTAAAAAGTTTGACCTTTTAGAAAAATTTGAAAGATTTGTTGCAGCTAAAATTAAAGAGCATAGAAATTTGCTGGTTGATAAAGACAAGTTCGTTAAATTTATTGGACTTTCAGTTGTAGGTAAAATAGGACATAAGCAACCTGTTTTTTCATTTGAGCCTAGAAATTTCAATAAACTTTTTAATCAGAACGGAGTCTACAGTGTGCCAATTGGAGTTTTACAAACTTTTCTTGCAGAAAATGCATTAGAAAGAGGCGTTACTATAATTGGCAATACAACAGTGAAGATTTTATCTCGCACACAAGTTGGCGGTGTCTCAAAGATTCAAATCACATTCGATCGAATTCTAAAGCCAGATTTATTTTTTATAGCTGAAGGAGTGCATTCTAGGACAGTCATTGAGCTTGGCATGAAAACGAGGGAGATGACAAACGTTTGCACTGGTGAAAACTGGATTTTTGGAAACATGAGTTATTTTGGTAAAGAAACGTTTGTTATGTCACTTATCGATGTTTCCGAAAAAACCTTGCGATTGACGAATTTGATTTTCAATGCTAAAGCCCAAGTAATTAATATTGCTGTCACATCAGATAGGGAAGTTTGCGAATATGATATACGAAAGCAGATACAAGAAACAGCTCAACAAGTTTTTAATCAAAAAGCTTTCCCTCTTGAAAAAATGCATAGTGAGTTGCTAACAACAGTTTCCAAGCCTGTATCTATTGTTAACCGGATTTTATATCCCTTTTCGGTGGGCAATGTTTTTTGCATTGGTGATACAGCGGGTTCTAGTTCACCACTTGCAGGTCTTGGTGGAACTTTAGGACTTACACTTGTTCCTTGCACAGTCAAACAACTTATAGATGATTATGAGAAACAATCGAAGAGATTACACGAAAACTTTAAAGAGTATTCTAATGGCTATACATCGAGATGGATCGAAAAATCAGAAGCAATTAAAGAATTTTGTTTAAACGTCTACAAAAAAGAACACGGTATGAACTAA